Proteins encoded together in one Peribacillus asahii window:
- a CDS encoding (2Fe-2S)-binding protein, whose amino-acid sequence MSKHKPKRWTVELKVNGEVYEADIYASNLLLHVLREKLGLTGAKPGCLNGDCGACTVMMNQKPMKSCLVLAIEAVGTDISTIEGLIHSPIQKAFIEHFAFQCGYCTPGFIMNCQALLLQHPAPDSETIKQWLSSNICRCTSYQEIEKAVTSVLKQGGN is encoded by the coding sequence ATGAGTAAACATAAGCCGAAACGATGGACGGTTGAATTGAAAGTAAATGGAGAAGTGTACGAAGCCGACATTTATGCTTCTAATTTGTTACTGCATGTTTTACGTGAAAAATTAGGCTTAACTGGTGCGAAGCCAGGTTGTTTAAATGGAGATTGTGGTGCCTGTACGGTGATGATGAATCAAAAACCGATGAAGTCTTGTTTAGTTTTAGCCATTGAGGCTGTTGGTACGGATATTTCAACAATTGAAGGCCTTATTCATTCACCGATTCAAAAAGCTTTTATCGAGCATTTCGCCTTTCAGTGCGGATACTGCACCCCGGGCTTTATTATGAACTGTCAGGCCTTATTGTTACAGCATCCTGCTCCTGATTCGGAAACGATTAAACAATGGCTATCCTCTAACATTTGTCGCTGCACAAGTTATCAAGAGATTGAAAAAGCGGTGACTTCTGTGTTGAAACAAGGCGGTAATTAA
- a CDS encoding YbfB/YjiJ family MFS transporter, with protein sequence MGQEQRIWWYAFASMMVTISTLGFARMSFGILMPFMKENLSLTYEQAGMLGTATSIGYLGMVLFAGILASKWGSKRLVVWGTFLVAIGLLYLSWVTSFISCLVAMAMIGVGTAFTYTPLVNIVVGWFPKQRGMMIGFLVSGLGLGTLISSTLIPFFTTWFSENGWRYLWLLYGILSLVVVLVAQAILRDPPIPLRKKGQHNDSLLREVYLHKGVLLVAIIYGLIGFAYLIPQSFLFSYFLESNVDRYSAGRIMAFGGIMSIFSGPLWGTISDRIGRKKSLLITLFLGAGSMLIPILFPIQIGFVVSQFLWGVTVVGMLSLIQALSTEQIHHSYAPIALGYTTVFFAVGQLAGPGLGGWMIDHIGGIPSALLLCCGLLFTAFILATQLQKKAAEEQMNLQKVDDSVGG encoded by the coding sequence ATGGGTCAGGAACAGCGGATTTGGTGGTATGCTTTTGCGAGTATGATGGTGACAATTAGTACTCTCGGTTTTGCAAGAATGTCGTTCGGGATTCTCATGCCTTTTATGAAGGAAAATTTATCACTGACGTATGAACAGGCAGGTATGTTAGGGACAGCCACTTCGATTGGATATTTAGGAATGGTTCTTTTTGCGGGTATCCTTGCTTCAAAATGGGGCTCGAAGCGTTTAGTTGTTTGGGGGACGTTCCTTGTGGCGATTGGTTTGTTGTATTTGTCTTGGGTTACGAGTTTTATTTCTTGTCTAGTGGCAATGGCAATGATTGGAGTTGGTACGGCTTTCACCTACACACCACTTGTAAATATTGTTGTTGGTTGGTTCCCGAAGCAAAGAGGAATGATGATTGGTTTTCTCGTTAGTGGATTGGGATTAGGAACTTTAATTTCGAGTACGCTTATTCCATTCTTTACTACATGGTTTTCGGAAAACGGCTGGCGGTATCTTTGGCTTTTGTACGGAATACTTTCTCTAGTAGTTGTTCTTGTGGCTCAGGCTATCCTTCGAGATCCGCCTATTCCTTTACGTAAAAAGGGGCAGCACAATGATTCGCTTCTTCGGGAAGTGTACCTGCATAAGGGTGTTTTGCTAGTGGCCATTATTTACGGATTGATTGGATTTGCTTATTTGATTCCACAAAGCTTTCTTTTTAGTTATTTTTTAGAGTCTAATGTTGATCGATATTCAGCTGGAAGAATCATGGCTTTTGGTGGGATTATGTCTATTTTTAGCGGGCCGTTGTGGGGAACGATTTCAGATAGAATCGGGCGAAAGAAATCTCTACTTATTACCCTTTTCCTAGGGGCTGGTTCGATGCTTATTCCGATTTTATTTCCTATACAAATTGGGTTTGTTGTAAGCCAATTCCTTTGGGGCGTAACGGTTGTGGGCATGCTTTCACTTATTCAAGCACTTTCGACAGAGCAGATTCACCATTCTTATGCACCGATTGCGCTAGGATATACGACGGTTTTCTTTGCGGTAGGGCAATTAGCTGGACCGGGTCTTGGCGGCTGGATGATTGACCATATAGGAGGAATTCCTTCAGCTTTACTTCTCTGCTGCGGGCTTTTATTTACTGCTTTTATTCTAGCTACACAATTACAGAAGAAAGCAGCTGAAGAGCAGATGAATCTTCAAAAAGTGGATGACTCTGTGGGAGGGTGA
- a CDS encoding YqcI/YcgG family protein — MTVKDNYLFQKEDVLNPGMPAWVMREYLNFQRVVTDRSFPCYFGMSAELKGELRYSYISHNDWSHLPQTIEAFISLFDESKPLIRHGLFLFIEPEKEEKSILYYRQYFWNVLQYLHEQDTKPWPADYPTDPEHHLWAFSFAGEPFFVFGNTPAYKQRKTRDLGNSLVLGFQPRRIFEGLEGTTIGGSMSREKVRERVKKWDRLPKHPNISHYGDPNHREWKQYFIGDDIEPIEGKCPFTHKLSSSLDSKIRGWEIME; from the coding sequence ATGACAGTAAAGGATAACTATTTATTTCAGAAAGAGGACGTGCTGAATCCGGGGATGCCAGCATGGGTTATGAGAGAATATCTTAACTTTCAAAGGGTTGTGACAGATCGATCGTTTCCTTGCTATTTTGGGATGTCGGCGGAGCTGAAGGGTGAACTTCGTTATTCTTATATTAGTCATAATGATTGGTCTCATCTGCCACAAACAATCGAGGCGTTTATTTCTTTGTTTGATGAATCAAAACCGCTTATAAGGCATGGGTTGTTTTTGTTTATAGAGCCTGAGAAAGAGGAAAAATCGATTCTATATTATCGGCAGTATTTTTGGAATGTTCTTCAATATTTACATGAGCAAGACACGAAGCCTTGGCCAGCGGATTATCCAACAGACCCAGAACATCATTTATGGGCTTTTTCCTTTGCAGGAGAACCGTTTTTTGTGTTTGGAAATACACCTGCGTATAAGCAGCGCAAGACTAGGGATTTGGGGAATAGCCTTGTGTTAGGTTTTCAGCCAAGACGGATTTTTGAAGGATTAGAAGGGACAACTATTGGGGGAAGTATGTCTCGAGAAAAAGTAAGAGAACGTGTTAAAAAATGGGACCGCTTACCGAAGCATCCAAACATTAGTCATTATGGTGACCCAAATCATCGAGAATGGAAGCAATATTTTATTGGAGATGATATTGAGCCAATTGAAGGAAAGTGCCCATTTACTCATAAACTAAGTAGTTCACTTGATTCTAAGATAAGAGGCTGGGAAATCATGGAATGA